In Cytobacillus oceanisediminis, the following proteins share a genomic window:
- a CDS encoding PH domain-containing protein has product MGIFDGFIGNASEADINEVQEEFSAVLAPSEQVEKAYRLVRDLFIFTNKRLILVDKQGITGKKIEYHSIPYKNITHFSIETAGSFDLEAELKIWISGSDEPIEKHFNKNLNIYEVQSVLAEYVL; this is encoded by the coding sequence ATGGGAATTTTCGATGGTTTTATCGGCAATGCATCTGAAGCGGACATTAATGAGGTTCAGGAGGAATTTTCAGCAGTCCTTGCCCCGAGTGAACAGGTTGAAAAAGCTTACAGACTCGTCCGTGATTTATTCATTTTTACAAACAAGCGCCTGATTCTGGTGGATAAGCAAGGAATCACAGGGAAAAAAATCGAGTATCATTCCATCCCTTACAAAAACATCACCCATTTTAGCATTGAAACCGCAGGCAGCTTCGATCTGGAGGCCGAATTAAAAATTTGGATCTCAGGATCAGACGAACCAATTGAAAAGCATTTTAATAAAAACTTGAACATATACGAAGTACAGAGCGTGCTTGCTGAATATGTACTATGA